In Aquincola tertiaricarbonis, the genomic stretch GGCAGCACGACCGACCATGCGCAAGCCTGACCGGAGGCCGAGGCGGCTTGAGGAAAGCTCATGAATGATTGCGTCATGACATACTCGCTGGGCTGGTGGTGTGAGGGGAATTCTGTCCACCGCACCCCTTTCTGTCGAATGATGGATTCATGCTCCATTGATGCTCAACGATCATGAATAGGCTGCGCCAGCGTCCACTCGCCATCGGCCCGCTGCGGGCGTTCGAGGCGGTGGCTCGCCGCCTCAGCTTCAGCGGTGCCGCCGAAGAACTGCACCTCACCCAATCCGCCATCAGCCGCCAGATCCGCGCGCTGGAAGACGAAGTGGGCGCGGTGCTGTTCCTGCGCGGCACCCGGCATGTGGAACTCACCGGCACGGGTGCCACGCTGCTGCGCACGGTGGCGCCGCTGCTCGACCGGCTGGACGCCACGGTGCGGCAGATCCGCGTCACCAGCGGCCGCCGGCACGTCAGCGTCACCACCTTCGCCTCGTTCGCTTCGCTGTGGCTGATTCCGCGGCTGCACTCCTTCCAGCGGCTGCACCCGGACATCGACATCCGCATCTCCGCCTCCGACGTGCTGGCCGACATGGACGACCCCGAGCTGGACGTGGCGCTGCGCTACTGCCACCCCAACGACGCGCCGCCCGGTGCCACCAAGTTGTTCGGCGAGGTGCTGACGCCGGTGGTGGGCCAGGCGCTGGCCGAGCAGGCCGAGCGCGGCCAGGCGCCGCCGCTGCGAGCGCCGGCCGACCTGGCGCGCCACACGCTGCTGGAAGAAGACGACCAGCGCCCCAGCGCCGAGTACCTGAGCTGGCGCTACTGGCTGGCCCGGCGCGGCCTGCCGCACCAGGAGCCGCTGCGCTGGCTGTACATGAACTACACCCACCAGCAGGTGCAGGCGGCGCTGTCGGGCCAGGGCGTGGCGCTGGCGCGGCTGGCGCTGGTGCAGGAATCCATCCAGCGCGGCGAGCTGGTGGAGCCCTTCGGCGACGCCGGCCGCGAGCGCTCACCCTTCACCTACTGGCTGGTGCACAGCGAGGCGGCGCTGCAGCGCAGCGAGCTGCGGCCTTTCATCGACTGGGTGATCGAGCAAGCCCGCGAAACCCGTCGGGCGGTGGGCGAGCCGGACTGAGCCTGCCCCCAAGCTCGCTGCGCTCGCGGCCCCCCGAGGGGGCGCGCCCGACCTTGGGGCGGCCCGGCGGTCGGGCCTGCCCCCAAGCTCGCTGCGCTCGCGTCCCCCCAAGGGGGAGCGCCCGACCTTGGGGCGGCCCGGCGGTCGGGCCTGCCCCCAAGCTCGCTGCGCTCACACCCCGCGTCAACCCGGGGCCGAGGTGCTGCGCTACATTCAAATGCGCCTGTCGCCATCCCGCACTCCGGGGTGCTTCCCGCGGCCGATGGCCGTGCTTTTCCTGTTGACGCAGTCCAGTCCCGGCGCTGCCCCATCCACCGCCCGCCCATGCCCAAGCCCCGCCTCCTTGCCACCCTCACCGGACTGGCCGCCATCCTGCTGGCGACCGCCTGCGCTCCCATCGCCCAGGCGCAGGGCGCCGACGGGTTGGTGCTGGAAGCCCGTGACGCGGCCCGCAAGCGCGACAAGGTGCGGCTGGTGGCACTGCGCGACGCCGCCCAGGCCACGCGCCACCCGCTGGCGCCCTGGGTGGACTACTGGGAGCTGGGCAGCCGGCTGGCCGAGGTTCAGCAGCCCGATCTGGAAGCCTTCTACGCCCGCTGGCCCGGCAGCTACGTGGAAGACCGGCTGCGCAACGACTGGCTGCTGGAACTGGGCCGCCGCCGCGACTGGGCCAACTTCACGCGCGACTTCCCGCGCTTTCGGATGAACGACGACCGGCAGGTGACCTGCTACGCGCTGCTGACCGCGCACCTGAGCGGCCAGCCGGTGCGTGACGCCGCCCTTCCCGCCTGGCGCGCCCAGCGCGACATGGACGACGGCTGCGCGCTGATGGCCGCCACGCTGTACGAGGCCAAGGTGTTCACCAAGGAAGACGTGTGGACCCGCATCCGCGACGCCGCCGAATACAACAAGCCGGCGGTCGCCCGCTCGGCCGCTGGGCTGCTGGGCCCGCAGACGGCCACCGCCATCGCCGAAGCCTTCGCCAGCCCGGCCAAGCCGCTGGGCCGCAAGAGCGTGGTGATGGGCCACGACACCGCCGAAGTGACGGCCGTGGCGCTGGTGCGCATGGCGGCCGACGACCCCGACAACGCGGTGGCGCTGCTGCGCGCCCGCTGGGGCCGGCTGCTGCCGCAAGGCCAGGCCGGTTGGGTGTGGTCGCAGATCGGCCGCAACTACGCGCAGCGGCTGGCGCCCGACGCGGTGACCGCCTTTGCCGAGGCCTTTGCCCAGCGCGACCAGAAGCCCCGCGCTGCCGATTCGCAGTGGACCAACGAGACGCTGGCCTGGGCCGTGCGCGCCGCCATCCGCTACCCGGCGGCAGAGCGTTGGGCCATGGCCGCGCAGGCCGTCAGCGAGATGGGCGTGGAAGAACAGGCCGATGCCGGCTGGCAGTACTGGAAGGCCCGCGCGCTGAAGGCCACCGCGGTGGAAGGCCCGCGCGGCGACAAGCAGCGCGCCGAGGCCGAGCAGATCCTGCAGACCATCGCTTCGCCGCTGAGCTTCTACGGCCAGCTGGCCACCGAGGACCTGGGCCGCACGCTGGCGCTGCCGCCGGCCCCCGCGCCGCTGACGGCTGAAGAAAAAGCCGCCGCCCGCAACTACCCCGGCCTGCAGCGCGCGCTGCAGCTCATCGGCCTGGGCCTGCGCAGCGAAGGCGTGCGCGAGTGGAACTTCAGCCTGCGCGGCATGAGCGACCGCGAGCTGCTGGCCGCCGCCCAGTGGGCCTGCGAGCGCGAGGTGTGGGACCGCTGCATCAACAGCAGCGACCGCACCCGCAACGAGTTCGACCTCGACCAGCGCTACCCGACGCCGATGCGGCAGAACGTGCTGGCCGCGGCCAACGCCATCGGCCTGGATCCGGCCTATGTGTACGGCCTGATCCGCCAGGAATCGCGCTTCATCATGGACGCGCGCTCCAGCGTCGGCGCCTCGGGCCTGATGCAGATCATGCCGGCCACCGCCCGCTGGACGGCCAAGAAGATCGGCCTGGACTACAGCGCCGACATGATCACCGACCGCGACACCAACCTGAAGCTGGGCACCGCCTACCTCAAGCTGGTGCTGGACGACTTCGGCGGCTCGCAGGCCATGGCCGCCGCGGCCTACAACGCCGGCCCCGGCCGCCCGCGCCGCTGGCGCGAAGGTGCCACGGTGGAAGCCGCCGCCTGGGCCGAGAACATCCCGTTCACTGAAACGCGCGACTACGTGAAGAAGGTGCTGTCCAACGCCACCGTCTACGGCGCGCTGATCAGCGGCAAGCCGCCCGCGCTGAAGCCGCGCCTGGGCGGGCCCATCGGCCCGCGCACCGGCGGCCCCGGCGACCGTGACCTGCCCTGACCCTTTACACGTTCATTCATCCGGAGAACAAGACCCATGCGCAACATCCTCGTGCTCGGCGGAACAGGCTTCGTCGGCCGCGCGGTGGCCGAGCGGCTGGTGCGCCGCAGCGGCGGTGCCGGCGGCCGCATCGTGGTGCCCACGCGGCGCTACTACCGCGGCAACCACCTGCGCTCGCTGCCCACGGTGGAGGTGGTGCAGGCCAACGTGAACGACCCGCAGCAGCTGGCCCGGCTGGTGGCCGGCTGCGATGCGGTGATCAAC encodes the following:
- a CDS encoding LysR substrate-binding domain-containing protein → MNRLRQRPLAIGPLRAFEAVARRLSFSGAAEELHLTQSAISRQIRALEDEVGAVLFLRGTRHVELTGTGATLLRTVAPLLDRLDATVRQIRVTSGRRHVSVTTFASFASLWLIPRLHSFQRLHPDIDIRISASDVLADMDDPELDVALRYCHPNDAPPGATKLFGEVLTPVVGQALAEQAERGQAPPLRAPADLARHTLLEEDDQRPSAEYLSWRYWLARRGLPHQEPLRWLYMNYTHQQVQAALSGQGVALARLALVQESIQRGELVEPFGDAGRERSPFTYWLVHSEAALQRSELRPFIDWVIEQARETRRAVGEPD
- a CDS encoding lytic transglycosylase domain-containing protein; amino-acid sequence: MPKPRLLATLTGLAAILLATACAPIAQAQGADGLVLEARDAARKRDKVRLVALRDAAQATRHPLAPWVDYWELGSRLAEVQQPDLEAFYARWPGSYVEDRLRNDWLLELGRRRDWANFTRDFPRFRMNDDRQVTCYALLTAHLSGQPVRDAALPAWRAQRDMDDGCALMAATLYEAKVFTKEDVWTRIRDAAEYNKPAVARSAAGLLGPQTATAIAEAFASPAKPLGRKSVVMGHDTAEVTAVALVRMAADDPDNAVALLRARWGRLLPQGQAGWVWSQIGRNYAQRLAPDAVTAFAEAFAQRDQKPRAADSQWTNETLAWAVRAAIRYPAAERWAMAAQAVSEMGVEEQADAGWQYWKARALKATAVEGPRGDKQRAEAEQILQTIASPLSFYGQLATEDLGRTLALPPAPAPLTAEEKAAARNYPGLQRALQLIGLGLRSEGVREWNFSLRGMSDRELLAAAQWACEREVWDRCINSSDRTRNEFDLDQRYPTPMRQNVLAAANAIGLDPAYVYGLIRQESRFIMDARSSVGASGLMQIMPATARWTAKKIGLDYSADMITDRDTNLKLGTAYLKLVLDDFGGSQAMAAAAYNAGPGRPRRWREGATVEAAAWAENIPFTETRDYVKKVLSNATVYGALISGKPPALKPRLGGPIGPRTGGPGDRDLP